The proteins below are encoded in one region of Leptospira ryugenii:
- a CDS encoding efflux RND transporter permease subunit translates to MFRLSLEFANSRPILSFMAGSFLILFGMLSFRDLSFVRIAKKVYPGIAIRTEAQGFDASKIEDDITTPIERVIAQVGGVRKMTSVSEDGTSLIQVQLEEGVDLKFKSLEFREKIDTILSLFPREVHKPQVYRYDPSNSPLMVVSFSKENVNEDELREIVEKSFKKSLESIDGVSQVIVAGGKIREILISCDAKQMEAYSLSLRDIVNKFQDINQNDSLGKIIEINDSLALQVREKLSQMVRIKDIPLKVDEKGRPIYLKDLATVSYAPRDDHIGARLNAKEKVSAFIYKNDNSDATFIANQVRLVLQSKNQAKILVEYNQDESLIIRETIFSLVRLTLISYFLLFVYFFRNKSLPLFFVTFLFSFVSILLCFAFIYRILKEPVSLSGIYGLLLASILWFLLRIREVSFRDHQLKFQERTAFRNLVLGIFLCLLFTFLFPYTVFLFFANLAFPLLFGFILLDFYFPILFANVTSKIQIPIPETPYGKEKWMYLSGLILAKGKQIFTKTKTSILSHKLLFPVSVLFLSTLSVYTVLHHDFYDNIQSDERETVAILEFPSGTSFDHTSKVTLDVEKKLLAFSGVKQVVSKIDPAHSLLLITLQDGIFPDRQFLQDLKSGVGSTDDAFLFFLSDTDSAYFQEIVFDLVGYDQKELEELTQKITEAVKNLDGVNEAVLRYKQSREELELLPKQESFMISSMTLPLFGDELRLALQGGVATKFIDREKEIDIRVRYSEKYRNSKNEFNNIRIKNIRNKFVPISELVETKQDKIPLKYYHKNRSRVLSFAVKLEGNSTRLRNEVIMFVKSTALPEGYHIEVEDANEGTNNVSIAILFILYPIFFFLFVSLIEERKLRFLHLMLVYVLPYYFTFFLLQYIFLGPFSLPFQIGMLLSLPICFLLFHFRLGKAVYTNYFFCLTYVLFLIFLDTTVMSFMHIWASLTIYFLMISAAHFLKGTWERQYEDSLENFLWESVLKVKRYVNERRIFLKKKG, encoded by the coding sequence TTGTTCCGGCTGTCCTTAGAATTTGCAAACAGTAGGCCCATCCTTTCTTTTATGGCAGGCTCATTTTTAATTCTATTCGGCATGCTTTCGTTTCGTGATCTCTCCTTTGTGCGTATCGCAAAGAAAGTATATCCCGGGATTGCGATTCGAACGGAAGCGCAAGGTTTTGATGCATCTAAGATAGAAGACGATATCACCACTCCCATCGAACGCGTAATTGCACAGGTCGGTGGAGTGAGAAAAATGACATCTGTTTCGGAAGATGGCACCTCACTCATTCAGGTTCAGTTAGAGGAAGGTGTAGACTTAAAATTTAAATCCTTGGAGTTCCGTGAAAAAATAGATACAATTCTTTCGCTGTTTCCTAGAGAGGTGCATAAACCGCAAGTGTATCGATATGACCCCTCGAATTCACCTTTGATGGTGGTATCCTTTTCAAAAGAAAATGTGAATGAAGATGAATTGAGAGAGATCGTAGAAAAATCATTCAAAAAAAGTTTGGAATCCATAGATGGTGTGAGCCAAGTCATCGTTGCCGGAGGGAAGATACGTGAAATTTTAATTTCTTGTGATGCAAAGCAGATGGAGGCGTATTCTCTCAGTTTAAGAGACATTGTCAATAAATTCCAGGATATCAATCAAAATGATTCTCTAGGCAAAATAATAGAAATCAATGATTCCTTGGCTCTCCAAGTCCGAGAGAAATTAAGCCAAATGGTCAGGATCAAAGACATCCCCTTGAAAGTGGATGAGAAAGGTAGACCGATATACCTTAAAGATCTTGCGACTGTCAGCTATGCTCCGAGAGATGATCACATAGGGGCGAGGTTGAATGCCAAAGAAAAAGTCTCTGCCTTTATCTATAAAAATGACAACAGTGATGCCACGTTCATTGCAAATCAGGTTCGCCTTGTCTTACAATCCAAAAATCAAGCAAAGATCCTCGTTGAATACAACCAAGATGAATCTTTAATCATTCGGGAAACCATATTTTCTTTGGTAAGACTTACTCTTATCTCTTACTTTCTTCTATTTGTTTATTTTTTTAGAAACAAGTCGCTTCCCTTATTTTTTGTAACCTTTCTATTTTCTTTCGTAAGTATTTTACTCTGTTTTGCGTTCATTTACCGAATCCTAAAAGAACCAGTTTCCCTATCAGGCATCTATGGTTTGTTACTTGCTTCAATCCTTTGGTTCTTATTGCGCATCCGAGAAGTCAGTTTCCGAGATCATCAATTGAAGTTTCAGGAAAGGACCGCTTTTCGCAATCTAGTCCTTGGTATATTTCTTTGTTTGCTTTTCACTTTCCTCTTTCCATATACTGTTTTTCTTTTCTTTGCAAATCTTGCCTTTCCTCTCTTGTTTGGTTTTATCTTATTGGATTTTTATTTTCCGATTCTTTTTGCAAATGTAACATCAAAGATCCAGATACCGATTCCAGAAACTCCTTATGGGAAGGAAAAATGGATGTATCTCTCGGGATTGATTCTCGCAAAAGGAAAACAAATCTTTACAAAAACAAAAACTTCCATTCTGAGCCATAAACTGCTATTCCCAGTCAGTGTTCTCTTTCTGTCGACTTTGAGTGTGTATACGGTTCTACACCATGATTTCTATGACAACATCCAATCTGATGAAAGAGAAACAGTTGCGATTTTAGAATTTCCTTCCGGCACATCCTTTGACCACACAAGTAAAGTCACTCTCGATGTAGAAAAAAAACTTTTAGCCTTTTCGGGTGTGAAACAAGTTGTAAGTAAAATAGACCCTGCCCATTCACTGTTATTGATCACATTGCAAGATGGCATCTTCCCCGATAGGCAATTTCTCCAGGATCTGAAGTCTGGAGTGGGGTCAACCGACGATGCCTTTCTATTTTTTTTATCAGATACTGATTCTGCCTATTTCCAAGAAATTGTATTTGATTTGGTCGGTTATGACCAGAAAGAGCTAGAAGAGCTTACTCAAAAAATCACGGAGGCAGTAAAGAATCTCGATGGTGTCAATGAAGCTGTCCTAAGATATAAACAATCCAGAGAGGAGTTGGAACTTCTCCCCAAACAAGAATCATTTATGATTTCTAGTATGACACTTCCACTCTTTGGAGATGAGTTACGCCTTGCCCTCCAAGGGGGTGTGGCAACCAAGTTCATCGATAGAGAAAAGGAAATTGATATCAGAGTTCGCTATTCGGAAAAATACAGAAACTCAAAGAATGAATTTAATAATATTCGAATTAAAAATATTAGAAATAAGTTCGTTCCAATTTCAGAATTGGTCGAGACAAAACAAGACAAGATTCCCTTAAAATACTATCATAAAAATAGAAGTAGAGTCCTAAGCTTTGCTGTTAAGTTAGAGGGCAATTCAACACGGCTTCGGAATGAAGTGATCATGTTTGTAAAGTCCACAGCATTACCAGAAGGCTACCATATAGAAGTAGAGGATGCAAACGAGGGAACGAATAACGTATCTATCGCGATACTCTTTATCCTTTACCCCATTTTCTTTTTTTTATTTGTGAGTCTGATTGAGGAGAGGAAACTTCGTTTTTTACACCTAATGCTTGTCTATGTGCTTCCGTATTACTTTACTTTTTTTCTACTACAATACATATTTTTAGGTCCTTTTAGTTTGCCATTCCAAATCGGAATGCTCCTCTCTCTTCCTATCTGTTTTCTCCTTTTTCATTTTCGCCTTGGAAAGGCAGTATATACCAACTATTTTTTCTGC